Proteins encoded together in one Solanum lycopersicum chromosome 7, SLM_r2.1 window:
- the LOC138337207 gene encoding uncharacterized protein translates to MAPYESLYGRRYRSIVIWFEVGEEALIGPNSVLYAMKKVQLIRDRLKAAQSCQKSYVDVGKRELEFQVDDWFFLNVSLMKGVMRFIKKGKFIPRYVGPYKILKRVGKVAFKLELPAELASVHPAFTQVYGSSIHSAIIECGCESNLSYKDVPVKILDCQVRNLRNKDVASVKVYGGVSP, encoded by the coding sequence atggccccttatgagtcACTATATGGGCGTAGATATAGATCTATTGTCatttggtttgaagtaggtgaagaagCTTTGATAGGACCaaattcagtcctttatgctatgaaaaaagtgcaactcattagagatagacttaaggcAGCCCAGAGTTGTCAGAAATCTTATGTAGATGTAGGGaaaagggaactagagttccaagttgatgattggttCTTCCTGAATGTGTCActtatgaagggggtgatgagatttatcaagaaagggaaattcattcctagatatgtaggcccttacaagatcttgaaaagggttggcaaaGTGGCATTtaagttagagttgccagcagaattagcaTCAGTGCATCCAGCTTTCACACAAGTGTATGGGTCCAGCATTCATAGTGCCATTATAGAGTGTGGTTGTGAAAGTAACCTTTCTTATAAGGATGTACCAGTTAAGATTCTTGATTGTCAGGTTAGaaatttgagaaacaaagatgtcgcttcagtcaaggtttatggaggagtcagtccgtag